The following proteins are encoded in a genomic region of Bacillus sp. Marseille-Q1617:
- the icd gene encoding NADP-dependent isocitrate dehydrogenase, producing the protein MTQGEKITNQNGQLNVPNNPIVPFIEGDGTGPDIWAAAQRVLDASVEKAYKGERKIEWKEVYAGEKAYNKTGEWLPNETLEAIREYFIAIKGPLTTPVGGGIRSLNVALRQELDLFTCLRPVRYFEGVPSPVKRPEDTDMVIFRENTEDIYAGIEYASGSDEVKKLISFLQDEMGVNKIRFPETSGIGIKPVSEEGTSRLVRAAINYAITEGRKSVTLVHKGNIMKFTEGAFKNWGYELAEKEFGDKVFTWAQYDKIKDAEGTEAANKAQSEAEAAGKIIVKDSIADIFLQQILTRPAEFDVVATMNLNGDYISDALAAQVGGIGIAPGANINYESGHAIFEATHGTAPKYAGMDKVNPSSVILSGVLMLEHLGWSEAANLITKSMEKTIASKVVTYDFARLMDGATEVKCSEFGTALIENME; encoded by the coding sequence ATGACACAAGGTGAAAAGATTACAAACCAAAACGGCCAGCTGAATGTTCCAAACAATCCAATCGTTCCTTTTATCGAAGGTGACGGTACAGGTCCCGATATCTGGGCTGCAGCTCAGCGCGTATTAGATGCATCTGTTGAAAAAGCATATAAAGGTGAGCGTAAAATCGAGTGGAAAGAAGTTTACGCAGGTGAAAAAGCTTACAATAAAACAGGTGAATGGCTTCCAAATGAAACACTTGAAGCAATCCGTGAATATTTCATCGCCATCAAAGGTCCACTTACGACTCCTGTAGGCGGCGGAATCCGTTCATTGAACGTTGCGCTTCGTCAAGAGCTTGACCTATTCACATGCCTGCGTCCTGTGCGTTACTTTGAAGGTGTTCCTTCTCCAGTAAAGCGCCCTGAGGATACTGACATGGTGATCTTCCGTGAAAATACAGAAGATATCTACGCTGGTATTGAATATGCGAGCGGTTCCGATGAAGTGAAGAAACTGATCAGTTTCCTTCAAGATGAAATGGGAGTTAACAAAATCCGCTTCCCAGAAACTTCAGGAATTGGTATTAAGCCTGTATCAGAAGAAGGTACTTCACGATTGGTTCGTGCGGCTATTAACTATGCCATCACTGAAGGACGTAAATCAGTGACGCTTGTACACAAAGGGAACATCATGAAATTCACTGAAGGTGCATTCAAGAACTGGGGTTACGAGCTTGCTGAGAAAGAATTCGGCGATAAAGTATTCACTTGGGCTCAATACGATAAGATCAAAGACGCTGAAGGCACTGAAGCAGCTAACAAAGCACAATCTGAAGCAGAAGCTGCAGGTAAGATCATCGTTAAAGATTCAATCGCTGATATCTTCTTACAACAGATTCTTACACGTCCGGCTGAGTTCGATGTCGTTGCTACAATGAACTTGAACGGAGACTACATTTCTGATGCGCTGGCTGCACAAGTAGGCGGAATTGGTATTGCACCAGGTGCGAACATCAACTATGAGTCAGGACATGCCATTTTCGAAGCAACTCACGGTACTGCTCCTAAATATGCAGGAATGGATAAGGTTAACCCTTCTTCAGTCATCCTTTCCGGAGTGCTTATGCTTGAGCACCTTGGATGGTCGGAAGCAGCTAATCTAATCACTAAATCAATGGAAAAAACAATCGCTTCTAAAGTCGTGACATATGACTTTGCCCGTCTGATGGATGGAGCTACTGAAGTGAAATGTTCAGAGTTCGGTACAGCATTGATCGAAAACATGGAATAA
- the citZ gene encoding citrate synthase, producing the protein MTATRGLEGVVATTSSISSIIDDTLTYVGYNIDDLTNNATFEEVIYLLWHLKLPTQSELQELTDQLAENMALPQEVLDHFKMYNIKEVHPMAALRSAVSLLGLYDEEADVMEEEANYLKAVRLQAKIPTIVTSFARIRNGQEPIAPRKDLGFAANFLYMLTGKDPEPIEIEAFNKALVLHADHELNASTFTARVCVATLSDVYSGVTAAIGALKGPLHGGANEQVMKMLTEVGSVDKAESYILDKLEKKEKIMGFGHRVYRQGDPRAKHLKEMSKKLTELRGESKYYEMSAKIEEVFTANKGLPPNVDFYSASVYHSLGIDHDLFTPIFAVSRVSGWLAHILEQYSNNRLIRPRADYIGPGKQKYVPVDQRG; encoded by the coding sequence ATGACAGCGACTCGCGGACTAGAAGGAGTTGTAGCTACTACTTCATCCATCAGTTCAATCATTGATGACACTCTTACATATGTCGGTTATAACATTGATGATTTAACAAACAATGCTACATTTGAAGAGGTAATCTATTTACTATGGCATTTGAAATTACCTACTCAATCAGAACTTCAGGAGCTGACAGACCAATTGGCGGAAAACATGGCTCTTCCTCAGGAGGTCCTGGATCACTTCAAGATGTACAATATCAAGGAAGTGCATCCTATGGCTGCATTGCGTTCTGCCGTATCTTTACTTGGATTATATGATGAAGAGGCAGATGTGATGGAAGAGGAAGCAAACTACTTGAAAGCCGTTCGTCTGCAGGCGAAAATCCCTACGATCGTAACAAGTTTTGCGAGAATCCGTAACGGACAGGAGCCGATTGCACCTCGTAAGGACCTCGGTTTTGCTGCTAACTTCCTGTATATGCTGACAGGTAAAGATCCTGAGCCTATCGAAATCGAAGCCTTCAACAAGGCGCTTGTCCTTCACGCGGACCATGAATTAAACGCTTCCACGTTCACTGCACGTGTATGTGTGGCTACACTTTCAGACGTTTACTCTGGAGTAACAGCTGCAATCGGAGCACTGAAAGGACCGCTTCATGGTGGAGCAAACGAGCAGGTCATGAAGATGCTTACTGAAGTCGGATCTGTTGATAAAGCTGAATCCTATATTTTGGACAAGCTTGAAAAGAAAGAGAAAATCATGGGCTTCGGTCACCGTGTTTACCGTCAAGGGGACCCTCGTGCGAAGCATCTAAAAGAAATGTCCAAAAAGCTGACTGAGCTTAGAGGAGAAAGCAAATATTATGAAATGTCTGCGAAGATCGAGGAAGTCTTCACAGCAAATAAAGGGCTTCCGCCAAATGTTGATTTCTATTCAGCATCTGTGTATCACAGCCTGGGCATCGATCATGACCTATTCACACCGATCTTTGCTGTAAGCCGTGTATCCGGCTGGCTTGCCCATATCCTGGAGCAATATTCAAATAACCGCTTAATCCGCCCTCGTGCTGATTATATTGGACCTGGCAAACAGAAATACGTGCCGGTTGATCAAAGAGGTTAA
- the mdh gene encoding malate dehydrogenase: MTIKRRKVSVIGGGFTGATTALMLAQKELGDVVLVDIPQMEDPTKGKALDMLEASPVQGFDANITGTSNYEDTKDSDIVVITAGIARKPGMSRDDLVQTNQKVMKSVTEQIVKYSPNCYIIVLTNPVDAMTYTVFKASGFPKERVIGQSGVLDTARFRTFVAQELNLSVKDITGFVLGGHGDDMVPLIRYSYAGGIPLETLIPKDRLDAIVERTRKGGGEIVGLLGNGSAYYAPAASLVQMVEAILKDQRRVIPAIAYLEGEYGFEGIYLGVPTILGGNGLEKIIELELTEEEQSALAKSADSVKNVMSSLA; the protein is encoded by the coding sequence ATGACAATTAAACGCAGAAAAGTTTCGGTGATCGGCGGAGGTTTTACAGGTGCAACGACTGCCCTTATGCTGGCGCAAAAAGAACTTGGTGATGTAGTGCTGGTTGATATTCCCCAAATGGAAGATCCAACAAAAGGCAAGGCTTTGGATATGCTTGAAGCAAGTCCGGTTCAGGGGTTTGATGCAAACATCACCGGCACGTCAAACTATGAAGACACGAAGGATTCTGATATTGTCGTGATTACAGCCGGTATCGCACGCAAGCCTGGAATGAGCCGTGACGACTTGGTTCAGACAAACCAAAAGGTCATGAAGTCTGTAACAGAGCAAATTGTCAAATATTCTCCAAACTGCTATATCATCGTACTGACTAATCCTGTTGATGCCATGACCTACACGGTCTTCAAAGCATCGGGATTCCCGAAAGAACGGGTCATCGGTCAATCCGGCGTCCTTGATACAGCCCGTTTCCGTACGTTCGTTGCACAGGAATTGAATCTGTCTGTCAAAGACATCACAGGTTTTGTACTTGGCGGACACGGAGATGACATGGTTCCATTAATCCGTTACTCCTACGCAGGAGGAATTCCTTTAGAAACCTTGATCCCGAAAGATCGTCTCGATGCAATCGTTGAACGTACCCGTAAAGGCGGAGGGGAGATTGTCGGACTGTTAGGCAATGGATCGGCATACTATGCACCAGCTGCTTCACTGGTCCAGATGGTCGAAGCGATTCTTAAAGATCAACGCCGCGTAATCCCGGCAATTGCTTACCTGGAAGGCGAATACGGCTTCGAGGGGATCTACCTTGGAGTTCCAACCATCCTGGGAGGCAACGGCCTCGAAAAAATCATCGAACTAGAACTGACAGAAGAAGAGCAGTCAGCACTCGCAAAATCAGCCGACTCCGTAAAGAATGTCATGTCATCATTGGCGTAG